A DNA window from Desulfobaccales bacterium contains the following coding sequences:
- the rpmI gene encoding 50S ribosomal protein L35 — MPKMKTHRGAAKRFKATGNGRLKHKQPFTSHILTSKSSKRKRQLRSAAYMSIAEAKSLKRLLPYL, encoded by the coding sequence ATGCCCAAAATGAAGACCCATCGGGGAGCGGCCAAGCGCTTCAAGGCTACGGGCAACGGCCGCCTGAAACACAAGCAACCCTTCACCAGCCACATTTTGACCAGCAAGAGCTCCAAGCGCAAGCGGCAGTTGCGGTCCGCGGCCTACATGTCCATCGCGGAGGCCAAGAGCTTGAAGCGTTTGTTGCCTTATCTCTGA
- a CDS encoding TlyA family RNA methyltransferase → MAGGKKEKTGNLKLKTGNPKPKTRLDQLLVTRGLAKSRAQAQALILAGRVQVEGLSAPKAGALVPDEVRVTLKESPPFVSRGGEKLAGALDHFQVALEGKVALDVGASTGGFTHCLLTRGARKVYAVDVGYGQLDAVLRNDPRVVVLERVNIRHLPREAIPELIDLATLDLSFISLTLVLPKIQEFLRPEGEIVAMVKPQFEVGRGQVGKGGVVRDLKLQQDAVQRVAAAAAALGFNVSPGFPAPLKGPKGNQEYFLYLTHQSEPPDSLDKPSD, encoded by the coding sequence TTGGCCGGCGGGAAAAAAGAGAAAACCGGAAACCTCAAACTGAAAACCGGAAACCCAAAGCCCAAAACTCGCCTGGATCAACTCTTGGTGACCCGGGGTCTGGCTAAGAGCCGGGCCCAGGCCCAAGCCTTGATCCTGGCCGGGCGGGTGCAGGTGGAGGGCCTGTCCGCGCCCAAGGCCGGCGCCTTGGTGCCGGATGAGGTCCGGGTCACCCTGAAGGAGTCGCCTCCCTTTGTCAGCCGGGGTGGGGAGAAACTGGCCGGGGCCCTGGATCATTTTCAAGTGGCCCTAGAGGGCAAGGTGGCCCTCGATGTGGGGGCCTCCACCGGTGGTTTTACCCACTGCCTGCTCACCCGCGGCGCCCGCAAGGTCTATGCCGTGGACGTGGGCTATGGCCAACTGGACGCCGTCTTGAGAAACGATCCCCGGGTGGTGGTATTGGAACGTGTGAATATCCGCCACCTGCCCCGAGAGGCCATTCCCGAGCTTATCGACCTCGCTACCCTCGATCTTTCCTTCATCTCCCTAACTTTGGTGCTGCCGAAGATCCAGGAGTTCCTCCGTCCGGAGGGTGAAATCGTCGCCATGGTCAAGCCCCAATTCGAAGTAGGCAGAGGCCAGGTGGGCAAAGGCGGGGTCGTGCGAGATCTGAAGTTGCAGCAAGACGCGGTGCAGAGGGTGGCCGCGGCTGCGGCCGCTCTAGGCTTTAATGTTAGCCCGGGGTTTCCCGCGCCCCTGAAGGGTCCCAAAGGGAATCAGGAATATTTTCTATATCTTACCCATCAAAGCGAACCCCCGGATTCCCTTGACAAGCCCTCGGACTGA
- the thrS gene encoding threonine--tRNA ligase: MIKVTLDQGPTITLEQGATVAQALQALNLATDHNVVAARINGDAVDINSPLTQDCTLVPIPLESPEGLEIMRHSAAHLMAEAVRDLFPGVRVAIGPAIEAGFYYDFDVPEPFTPEDLTKIEAHMAELTAQDQPFRRDEMLREQAIGYFRGQGEAYKVEILEEIPQDKVSLYQQGNFIDLCRGPHIPSTGYIKAFKLTATSGAYWRGDEHRPMLQRIYGTAFATQEELTHHLELLEEAKRRDHRRLGRELGLFSIEEEAGPGMVIYHPKGALLRSLIENFERREHLKRGYQMVMGPQMLKADLWKRSGHWDNYRDNMYFTEVEGQMYGIKPMNCLAHMLIYKSKVRSYRELPLRFFELGTVMRHERSGVLHGLTRVRQFTQDDAHILCMPEQVESEILGVLQFVSEVMGIFGFEYEVELSTRPEKSIGTDAEWDLATNALIGALATWGVAYGICEGDGAFYGPKIDIKLKDALQRRWQCATIQCDFTLPERFDLNYVGDDGERHRPVMLHRVILGSLERFMGVLIEHFAGAFPVWLAPVQAVLLPITDRVHPYAQEVARALLDADLRVEVDTRQESLRYKIREAQVQKIPYMVIMGDREAADRTLAPRLRDGTELKGIQLEAFIQRLKEESQIPKPPGS, from the coding sequence ATGATCAAAGTTACCCTGGATCAAGGCCCCACCATCACCCTGGAGCAGGGGGCTACGGTAGCCCAGGCCTTGCAGGCACTAAACCTGGCCACCGACCATAACGTTGTGGCCGCCAGGATCAATGGGGACGCGGTGGATATAAACTCTCCGCTCACGCAGGACTGCACCCTTGTCCCCATCCCCCTGGAAAGTCCCGAGGGTCTTGAGATCATGCGCCATTCCGCCGCTCACCTAATGGCCGAAGCGGTGCGGGACCTGTTTCCCGGGGTCAGGGTGGCCATCGGCCCGGCCATTGAAGCCGGTTTTTATTACGACTTCGACGTGCCCGAGCCCTTTACGCCGGAAGACCTCACGAAAATCGAAGCCCATATGGCGGAGTTGACAGCCCAGGATCAGCCTTTCCGCCGGGACGAAATGCTGCGGGAGCAGGCCATCGGGTATTTTAGGGGCCAGGGGGAAGCCTACAAGGTCGAAATCCTGGAAGAGATCCCCCAGGATAAGGTGAGCCTGTATCAGCAGGGCAATTTCATCGATCTGTGCCGGGGTCCCCATATTCCGTCCACCGGCTATATTAAAGCGTTTAAGCTCACCGCGACCTCCGGGGCTTACTGGCGGGGAGACGAGCACAGGCCCATGCTCCAGCGCATTTACGGGACCGCCTTTGCTACCCAGGAAGAGCTGACGCACCACCTGGAACTCCTGGAGGAGGCCAAACGGCGGGACCACCGCCGCCTGGGGCGGGAGTTGGGGCTATTCAGTATTGAGGAGGAAGCGGGGCCGGGCATGGTGATCTACCACCCCAAGGGCGCCCTGCTTAGGAGCCTCATCGAGAATTTTGAACGCCGGGAGCATCTCAAACGGGGCTACCAGATGGTGATGGGCCCGCAGATGCTCAAGGCCGACCTGTGGAAACGCTCGGGCCATTGGGACAACTACCGGGACAACATGTATTTCACCGAAGTCGAAGGCCAGATGTACGGCATCAAGCCCATGAACTGCCTGGCCCACATGTTGATCTACAAGTCGAAGGTCAGGAGCTACCGGGAGTTGCCCCTGCGCTTTTTCGAGCTGGGCACCGTGATGCGCCACGAGCGCTCCGGGGTATTGCACGGCCTCACCCGGGTGCGCCAGTTTACCCAGGATGATGCCCATATCCTGTGCATGCCCGAGCAAGTTGAGAGCGAAATCCTGGGGGTGCTGCAGTTCGTGTCCGAAGTCATGGGCATCTTCGGCTTCGAGTATGAAGTAGAGCTGTCTACCCGGCCGGAGAAATCCATCGGCACTGACGCCGAGTGGGACCTCGCCACCAACGCCTTGATCGGGGCGCTGGCGACCTGGGGGGTAGCCTACGGCATCTGCGAAGGGGACGGGGCGTTTTACGGCCCCAAAATCGATATTAAACTCAAGGACGCCTTGCAGCGGCGCTGGCAATGCGCTACGATTCAGTGCGATTTTACCCTGCCGGAGCGCTTTGACCTCAACTATGTGGGCGACGATGGGGAACGCCATCGCCCGGTCATGCTCCATCGGGTGATCCTGGGCTCCCTGGAGCGCTTCATGGGTGTCCTGATAGAGCACTTCGCCGGAGCGTTCCCGGTCTGGCTGGCCCCGGTGCAGGCCGTCCTGCTGCCCATTACCGACCGGGTCCATCCTTATGCCCAGGAAGTTGCCCGGGCGCTACTGGATGCGGACCTGCGAGTGGAAGTTGATACCCGGCAGGAAAGCCTGCGCTACAAGATCAGAGAGGCCCAGGTCCAGAAAATTCCTTATATGGTGATCATGGGGGACCGGGAAGCAGCGGACCGCACCCTGGCGCCCCGCCTGCGGGACGGCACGGAATTGAAGGGCATCCAACTGGAAGCGTTTATCCAGCGCCTCAAGGAAGAATCCCAAATTCCGAAGCCCCCCGGTTCTTAA
- a CDS encoding glycosyl hydrolase family 8 produces the protein MKKFKIILMALLAGLCLACQTEPSPARLKQVLTASWQSYRRHFINSEGQVKIPEEGGGTISEAQVYALLRAVWAGDGTTFVRVYSWTYRHLSRATKYGDSLLAWRWGRMPDGSWGVLDANSAADADLDYALALILAHRKGWRAPPGLPEYLEESRRVTNAILAKEVVRLPNGELLLTPGNWHEPKPPYLVNPSYFSPAAYRLFAQTGAGPGRQPGKNTSNEGTPAPLMGESWGGGEGTAAAGHWRDLHKATYPFLEKICRRLGDLQGVGLFPDWCRVDAAGTISPAPDKGTNFGWEAVRVPFRVALDGLWFKESQAAQLLKNRFLPFFKDQWQVHHRLMAVYHYNGAPAVDYESPVLYAGVLAAALAAGDKDFAREMALKILSFYREDDNRVYFEAPDNYYANNWAWLGLALYAGWAELDK, from the coding sequence ATGAAAAAATTTAAAATTATTCTCATGGCCCTGCTCGCCGGGCTCTGCCTCGCCTGTCAAACGGAGCCGTCTCCGGCCCGATTAAAACAAGTGCTGACCGCATCCTGGCAGAGTTATCGACGTCATTTCATCAATTCTGAGGGCCAGGTCAAGATTCCCGAAGAGGGTGGCGGCACCATCTCCGAAGCCCAGGTTTACGCTCTGCTCCGGGCCGTGTGGGCTGGGGATGGGACCACTTTTGTCCGGGTTTACAGTTGGACTTACCGGCATCTGTCCCGGGCTACGAAATACGGCGACAGTCTGCTGGCCTGGCGCTGGGGCCGTATGCCCGACGGCTCTTGGGGGGTGCTGGATGCCAACAGCGCCGCGGATGCCGACCTGGATTACGCCCTGGCCCTGATTTTGGCCCACCGCAAGGGCTGGCGGGCTCCGCCGGGCCTGCCCGAGTACCTGGAGGAGTCCCGCCGGGTTACAAATGCGATCCTGGCCAAGGAAGTGGTGCGTCTTCCCAACGGCGAACTGCTCCTCACTCCGGGCAACTGGCATGAACCGAAGCCGCCATACCTGGTGAACCCGTCTTATTTCTCGCCCGCGGCTTACCGCCTATTTGCCCAGACCGGCGCAGGTCCAGGGAGGCAACCAGGGAAAAATACTTCCAATGAGGGTACTCCCGCCCCCTTGATGGGGGAGAGCTGGGGTGGGGGTGAGGGCACAGCCGCGGCTGGCCATTGGCGGGACCTACATAAAGCCACCTATCCGTTTTTGGAAAAAATCTGCCGAAGGTTGGGCGATCTGCAAGGCGTGGGCCTCTTCCCCGACTGGTGCCGGGTGGACGCCGCAGGCACCATCAGCCCGGCGCCTGACAAAGGCACCAATTTCGGCTGGGAAGCAGTGCGGGTGCCTTTCCGGGTGGCCCTGGACGGACTGTGGTTTAAGGAATCCCAGGCCGCCCAGTTGCTGAAGAACAGATTTCTGCCGTTTTTTAAGGACCAGTGGCAGGTCCACCACCGGCTCATGGCGGTCTATCACTATAACGGCGCCCCCGCGGTGGACTATGAGAGCCCGGTGCTCTATGCCGGGGTGCTGGCCGCAGCCCTGGCCGCGGGCGATAAGGACTTTGCCCGGGAGATGGCCCTGAAGATCCTGTCCTTCTACCGGGAAGACGACAACCGCGTTTACTTCGAGGCCCCGGACAACTACTACGCCAACAACTGGGCCTGGCTGGGCTTGGCCCTCTATGCAGGGTGGGCTGAGCTCGACAAATGA
- the xseA gene encoding exodeoxyribonuclease VII large subunit encodes MNQELPHIYTVTALTREIRDRLETYFSLVWVSGEISNLRQPLSGHYYFTLKDAGAQLKAVLFKGNHQHMRAKPQEGKQFLCRGRLTVYEPRGEYQLVVDYLEPLGLGALAQAFDILKTRLAAEGLFAPESKKPLPFLPRKIALVTSPTGAAVRDFLRLLKQRYLNVEVLIHPVKVQGAEAAGEITRALDDLSAYPGIDVIVLARGGGSLEDLWPFNEESVARAIHRCPIPVVSAVGHEVDFTIADFVADHRAPTPSAAVELVVPDKAELLRRLTRLGVTLARTLARRRDQARQHLDLMARRLPDVRRNLTDLRLRLDERSEVLVRRTRRAVIHQEQHLRLATSRLFLLSPRRALGTPRQRLEQAAARLGQCLCQRLVERRRHLDYCQTHLAQLNPLSILQRGYAVATLLPAETVIRDAALVPPGAEIRVQVARGRMDCEVQKVSGKQ; translated from the coding sequence ATGAACCAGGAATTGCCCCATATCTATACGGTGACCGCCCTCACCCGGGAGATTCGGGACCGGTTGGAGACCTATTTCTCCCTGGTCTGGGTGAGCGGCGAGATCTCCAATCTCCGGCAGCCGTTGAGCGGCCACTATTACTTTACCCTCAAGGATGCCGGGGCCCAGCTTAAGGCGGTGCTCTTCAAGGGCAATCACCAGCATATGCGCGCCAAGCCTCAGGAGGGCAAACAGTTCCTCTGCCGGGGCCGACTCACGGTGTATGAACCCCGGGGGGAATACCAGTTGGTGGTGGATTACCTGGAGCCCCTGGGGCTCGGAGCCCTGGCGCAGGCCTTCGATATCCTGAAAACCCGCCTTGCCGCCGAGGGACTCTTTGCCCCGGAGTCGAAGAAACCCTTGCCATTCCTGCCCCGGAAAATCGCGCTGGTCACTTCCCCCACGGGCGCGGCGGTGCGGGATTTTCTGCGTCTGTTGAAGCAGCGCTACTTAAACGTTGAGGTGCTTATTCATCCGGTGAAGGTGCAGGGGGCCGAAGCCGCGGGAGAAATTACCCGGGCCTTGGACGACCTGAGCGCTTATCCCGGTATTGACGTCATTGTCCTGGCCCGGGGCGGCGGTTCCCTGGAAGACTTGTGGCCCTTCAATGAAGAGAGCGTGGCCCGGGCCATCCATCGCTGCCCCATCCCGGTGGTCTCGGCGGTGGGTCACGAAGTGGATTTTACCATTGCCGATTTTGTGGCGGACCATAGAGCCCCCACGCCCAGTGCCGCGGTGGAACTGGTGGTGCCGGATAAGGCTGAACTTTTACGCCGCCTGACCCGCCTGGGCGTCACCCTGGCCCGAACCTTAGCCCGGCGCCGGGACCAGGCCCGGCAGCACCTGGATTTGATGGCCCGGCGGCTGCCGGATGTGCGCCGCAATCTCACTGACCTGCGTCTCAGGTTGGATGAGCGCTCCGAGGTCCTGGTGCGGCGGACCCGGCGAGCTGTGATCCACCAGGAGCAGCACCTGCGCCTGGCCACTTCCCGGCTTTTTCTCTTAAGCCCACGGCGGGCCTTGGGGACGCCCCGGCAGCGGCTGGAACAGGCGGCCGCCAGGCTGGGCCAGTGCCTCTGCCAACGCCTGGTGGAACGCCGCCGGCACCTGGACTACTGCCAGACGCACCTGGCGCAACTGAATCCCCTCTCCATTTTACAACGGGGCTACGCGGTGGCCACTCTGCTGCCGGCAGAGACGGTAATTCGGGACGCCGCTCTGGTGCCTCCGGGCGCGGAAATTCGGGTCCAGGTGGCCAGGGGCCGGATGGATTGTGAAGTGCAAAAAGTGAGCGGTAAGCAGTGA
- a CDS encoding polyprenyl synthetase family protein, protein MDLKAYLEERRGLINRTLQAYLPQVRGPAFRVTQAMHYSLFVGGKRLRPILCLAAAEAVGGDPGEALPVACALEMVHTYSLIHDDLPAMDDDDLRRGQPTCHKQYDEATAILAGDGLLTEAFRTMAAAAYKYEGRERVLLDVINLVASAAGYQGMVGGQMLDLLAEGRRVTLKELETIHRAKTGALLTAAVRAGALMGGGNRVEVTALTTYGEKFGLAFQITDDLLDVEGETAEMGKAAGMDEKRQKATYPAVLGLEATRAWSRRLVAEAVASLESFQAKAEPLRELAQYLLVRRS, encoded by the coding sequence TTGGATCTCAAAGCTTACCTGGAAGAACGCCGGGGATTAATCAATCGGACCCTGCAGGCATACTTGCCGCAGGTGCGGGGACCGGCCTTCCGGGTGACCCAGGCCATGCACTACAGCCTGTTCGTGGGCGGTAAAAGGCTGCGTCCCATTTTGTGCCTGGCCGCGGCAGAAGCCGTGGGGGGCGACCCGGGTGAAGCCTTGCCCGTAGCCTGCGCCTTGGAAATGGTCCACACCTATTCCCTGATCCATGACGATCTGCCGGCCATGGATGACGATGACCTGCGCCGGGGGCAACCCACCTGCCATAAGCAATATGACGAGGCCACCGCTATCCTGGCAGGAGACGGCCTGCTCACCGAGGCTTTTCGCACCATGGCCGCGGCGGCTTACAAATATGAGGGCCGGGAAAGAGTCCTGCTGGACGTGATCAACCTGGTGGCGTCTGCCGCGGGTTACCAGGGCATGGTGGGGGGCCAGATGTTGGATCTGCTGGCAGAAGGCCGCCGGGTCACCTTAAAGGAGTTGGAGACCATCCATCGCGCCAAGACCGGGGCTTTGCTTACCGCGGCCGTGCGGGCCGGGGCTCTCATGGGGGGCGGCAACCGGGTCGAAGTGACTGCCCTGACCACGTATGGCGAAAAATTTGGGTTAGCGTTTCAGATTACCGATGATCTATTAGATGTAGAAGGTGAAACCGCTGAAATGGGCAAGGCTGCGGGTATGGATGAGAAGCGCCAGAAAGCGACGTATCCTGCGGTGCTGGGCCTGGAAGCCACCCGGGCCTGGTCCCGGCGCCTGGTGGCGGAGGCCGTCGCGTCGCTGGAATCCTTTCAAGCCAAGGCCGAACCCTTGCGGGAACTGGCCCAATATCTGCTGGTACGGCGCTCTTAG
- a CDS encoding cupin domain-containing protein, which produces MQLKQYREVSATHFDNDQAKGIDARVVIGKNDGGDNFYMRVFEIAPGGHTPMHTHDWEHEMFIHAGEGEVFGNNCWNPIKPGKVVLIPANEMHQLRNPGKELLVVVCLVPGTAPEL; this is translated from the coding sequence ATGCAACTTAAGCAGTATCGTGAAGTCAGCGCCACGCATTTTGATAATGACCAGGCCAAGGGCATAGACGCCCGGGTGGTCATCGGTAAGAATGACGGCGGCGATAATTTTTATATGCGGGTATTTGAGATAGCTCCCGGAGGCCATACGCCGATGCATACCCATGATTGGGAGCATGAGATGTTTATCCATGCCGGGGAGGGCGAGGTCTTCGGTAATAACTGCTGGAACCCGATCAAGCCTGGCAAAGTAGTCCTTATCCCCGCCAATGAGATGCATCAATTGCGGAATCCCGGCAAGGAGTTATTGGTGGTTGTCTGCCTCGTCCCCGGGACCGCTCCGGAATTATAA
- the infC gene encoding translation initiation factor IF-3, whose translation MTVIQPKQQRVRINEQIRVPEVRLISVDGQQLGVMPIKEALALAVEAHLDLVEVAPQAAPPVCRIMDYGKYKYEQSKKLQEARRKATTIQVKEIKVRPKIEEHDMGFKLKNTRRFLSEGDKVKISVIFRGREIAHTDRGFRILTQMAEALADVGTVESNPKLEGRNLSMIVTPK comes from the coding sequence GTGACGGTCATCCAGCCGAAGCAACAACGAGTCAGGATTAACGAGCAGATCAGGGTGCCGGAGGTACGGCTTATCAGCGTTGACGGCCAACAGCTCGGGGTCATGCCCATCAAAGAGGCGCTAGCCCTGGCAGTGGAGGCGCACCTGGACCTGGTGGAGGTAGCGCCCCAGGCCGCCCCGCCGGTCTGCCGCATCATGGATTATGGCAAGTACAAGTACGAACAGAGCAAAAAACTTCAGGAAGCCCGGCGTAAGGCGACCACGATCCAGGTCAAGGAAATCAAGGTCCGGCCCAAGATCGAGGAGCACGATATGGGCTTCAAGTTAAAAAATACCCGGCGCTTTCTCTCCGAGGGCGACAAGGTTAAGATCTCAGTAATTTTCCGGGGCCGGGAGATCGCCCACACGGACCGCGGCTTTCGTATTCTGACCCAGATGGCGGAAGCCCTGGCGGATGTGGGAACCGTGGAGTCGAATCCCAAACTGGAAGGCCGGAACCTCTCCATGATCGTTACGCCTAAGTAG
- the dxs gene encoding 1-deoxy-D-xylulose-5-phosphate synthase, which translates to MDNRQGNRPDVSVRRLLDTINNPQDLKKLPPEFLPQLAKEIREKIISTVALTGGHLAPSLGVVELSIALHYVFDCPRDKIVWDVGHQAYAHKLLTGRQDRFHTLRQHGGISGFPKRGESPYDAFDTGHSSTSISAALGIASARCLKRERNRVIAVIGDGSMTAGIAFEGLNNAGDLNKDLIVILNDNGMSIAPNVGALSSFLSRQLTRPTMVFLKKQVENLLRSFPAIGDDLLLWAKRSEESFKAFFTPGMLFEALKFTYLGPVNGHRLDHLLETLQNVKNLRGPILVHVLTTKGKGYEPAETDPTGFHGLGKFDPDTGEPTKSVSKVPSYTQVFGDTLVRLGRENPRIVAITAAMPDGTGLTDFRTEFPSRFFDVGICEQHAVTFAGGLASEGMRPVTTIYSTFMQRAYDQVLHDVCIQKLPVVFALDRSGVVGEDGETHQGLFDLSFLRHLPNLVVMAPKDENELRDMLFTAVEHPGPIALRYPRGRGVGVAFSSTLSQLPIGKAEVLREGEDLLILALGASVYPALDAAKELDKQGFSATVVNARFVKPLDEHLILSLAAKHGRVLTVEENVLAGGFGSAVLELLADRNLFGITVKRCGIPDIFVEHGTQDILRKKYGLDAAGILKSALAILEQPAQPKKVVWGTFN; encoded by the coding sequence ATGGACAATCGTCAAGGCAACAGACCGGATGTTTCGGTCCGCCGTTTGTTGGATACCATCAATAATCCTCAGGACTTAAAGAAGCTGCCGCCGGAATTCCTGCCGCAACTGGCCAAGGAGATCCGGGAGAAGATCATCTCCACCGTGGCGCTCACCGGGGGGCACCTGGCCCCCAGCCTGGGGGTCGTTGAGCTCTCCATCGCCCTGCACTACGTCTTTGACTGCCCCCGGGACAAGATCGTCTGGGATGTGGGACACCAGGCCTATGCCCATAAATTGCTCACCGGCCGTCAAGACCGGTTCCATACCCTGCGCCAGCACGGCGGTATCAGCGGCTTTCCCAAGCGCGGCGAAAGTCCCTACGACGCCTTCGACACCGGGCACAGCTCTACCTCCATCTCCGCGGCTTTAGGCATTGCCAGCGCCCGCTGCCTGAAGCGGGAACGCAACCGGGTGATCGCGGTGATCGGCGACGGCTCCATGACCGCGGGGATCGCCTTTGAGGGCCTCAACAACGCCGGGGACCTGAACAAAGATCTTATAGTGATCTTAAATGACAACGGCATGTCCATCGCTCCCAATGTGGGCGCCCTGTCCTCCTTTTTAAGCCGCCAACTCACCCGTCCCACCATGGTCTTTCTGAAAAAGCAGGTGGAAAATCTGCTGCGCTCCTTTCCGGCCATCGGCGATGATCTGTTGCTCTGGGCCAAGCGGAGCGAAGAATCTTTCAAGGCCTTTTTCACCCCGGGCATGCTCTTCGAGGCGCTGAAATTTACCTATCTGGGGCCGGTGAACGGCCACCGCCTGGACCATTTACTTGAGACTTTGCAGAATGTTAAGAACTTAAGAGGCCCCATCCTGGTCCATGTGCTCACCACCAAGGGCAAGGGCTACGAGCCCGCCGAAACCGACCCCACCGGCTTCCATGGCCTGGGCAAATTCGATCCCGATACCGGCGAGCCCACGAAGAGCGTGAGTAAGGTCCCGAGTTACACCCAGGTTTTTGGCGACACCCTGGTTCGACTCGGTCGGGAGAACCCCCGGATTGTCGCCATTACTGCGGCGATGCCTGATGGCACCGGTTTGACGGACTTCCGCACAGAGTTCCCCAGCCGCTTCTTTGATGTAGGCATCTGTGAGCAGCACGCCGTGACTTTTGCCGGCGGCCTGGCCTCGGAAGGCATGCGGCCCGTGACCACCATCTACTCCACCTTCATGCAGCGGGCCTATGATCAGGTGCTCCACGATGTCTGCATCCAAAAGCTGCCGGTGGTCTTTGCCCTGGATCGGAGCGGGGTCGTGGGCGAAGACGGCGAGACCCACCAGGGGCTCTTCGACCTGTCGTTTCTGCGCCATCTGCCCAACCTGGTCGTAATGGCTCCCAAGGACGAAAATGAATTGCGGGACATGCTCTTCACCGCGGTGGAGCATCCTGGTCCCATCGCCCTTCGGTACCCCCGGGGCCGGGGCGTGGGAGTGGCGTTTTCTTCCACCCTGAGCCAGTTGCCCATCGGCAAGGCCGAGGTCTTGCGGGAAGGGGAGGACCTGCTCATCCTGGCCCTGGGCGCCTCGGTGTATCCGGCCCTGGACGCGGCCAAGGAACTGGACAAGCAGGGGTTCAGCGCTACCGTGGTTAACGCCCGCTTCGTCAAGCCTTTAGATGAGCACCTGATCTTGAGCCTGGCGGCCAAACACGGCCGGGTCCTGACGGTGGAGGAAAACGTGCTGGCGGGCGGCTTCGGCAGCGCGGTGCTGGAACTCCTGGCGGACCGGAATCTCTTCGGGATCACGGTCAAACGCTGCGGGATTCCCGACATCTTCGTAGAACACGGCACCCAGGATATTCTCCGTAAGAAATACGGCCTGGATGCCGCCGGCATCCTGAAAAGCGCCCTCGCCATCCTGGAGCAACCGGCCCAGCCCAAGAAAGTGGTCTGGGGCACGTTCAATTAA
- the htpX gene encoding zinc metalloprotease HtpX, with amino-acid sequence MENRIKTVLLLAGLTAFLIFMGRILGGRSGMYVAFILALAMNFFSYWFSDKIVLKMYGAQETTPADAPQLHQIVDELAHEAGIPKPRVYIIPDDSPNAFATGRNPEHAAVAATEGILRLLTPAELKGVLAHEIGHVRNRDILISTIAATMAGAIMILADMARFGAIFGGSRDDDERGGIIGILVMSIIAPIAAMLIQMAVSRSREYLADETGAHLAHNPESLARALEKLSMGVQRAPMDASPATAHMFIVNPLTGSSLMNLFSTHPPIEERVARLRAMRSY; translated from the coding sequence ATGGAAAACAGAATCAAAACCGTGCTTTTACTGGCCGGCTTGACCGCGTTTCTCATCTTTATGGGAAGAATCCTGGGCGGCCGCTCCGGCATGTATGTGGCCTTTATCCTGGCCCTGGCCATGAACTTCTTCAGCTACTGGTTTTCCGATAAAATCGTCTTGAAGATGTACGGAGCTCAGGAAACGACGCCCGCCGACGCCCCGCAGCTTCACCAAATCGTAGATGAACTGGCCCATGAGGCAGGTATCCCCAAGCCCCGGGTTTATATCATTCCCGATGATTCGCCCAATGCCTTCGCCACGGGCCGCAACCCGGAGCACGCTGCGGTGGCGGCCACCGAAGGCATCCTGCGCCTGCTCACCCCCGCGGAATTGAAAGGGGTCCTGGCCCATGAGATCGGCCACGTGCGGAACCGGGACATCCTCATTTCCACCATTGCCGCGACCATGGCCGGGGCCATCATGATCCTGGCGGACATGGCCCGGTTCGGGGCCATCTTTGGCGGCTCGCGGGATGACGACGAAAGGGGAGGGATTATCGGAATTTTAGTGATGTCCATCATCGCGCCCATCGCCGCGATGCTCATCCAGATGGCCGTCTCCCGGTCCCGGGAGTACCTGGCGGATGAGACCGGGGCCCACCTGGCCCACAACCCCGAATCTCTGGCCCGGGCCCTGGAGAAGCTCTCCATGGGAGTGCAGCGGGCCCCCATGGACGCCAGCCCAGCCACGGCCCACATGTTTATCGTCAATCCGTTGACGGGCAGCAGCCTCATGAACCTCTTCAGCACCCACCCGCCCATCGAAGAGCGGGTGGCGCGCCTGAGGGCCATGCGCAGCTATTAA
- a CDS encoding exodeoxyribonuclease VII small subunit gives MAKAKQEEPTFEAGLKRLEEVLDSLEHGDLALEEAMRAFEEGVQLVRVCHKKLDEVEKRVDLLLKDDAGRFFTRPFPEDEGNSQ, from the coding sequence ATGGCCAAAGCAAAGCAGGAAGAACCGACGTTTGAGGCGGGGCTAAAGCGCCTGGAGGAAGTGCTGGATTCTCTGGAGCACGGCGATCTGGCCCTGGAAGAGGCCATGCGCGCCTTCGAGGAAGGGGTGCAATTGGTGCGGGTCTGCCATAAAAAGTTGGACGAAGTGGAAAAGCGGGTGGACCTCCTCCTCAAGGACGATGCCGGGCGGTTTTTTACCCGGCCGTTCCCGGAAGATGAAGGTAACAGCCAGTGA